A genomic region of Oryza glaberrima chromosome 1, OglaRS2, whole genome shotgun sequence contains the following coding sequences:
- the LOC127763625 gene encoding ribosome production factor 2 homolog, with the protein MVAAIRVPRSQRAKRELLKHAPKLVETGKKTLILHGTKTSAVLNSVLADLFHLKRDNAVKYSKKNDNIRPFESGGETSLEFFSLKTDCSLIVYGSHSKKRPNNLVLGRTYDHHIYDLVEVGVENYKSIESYVYDKKLAPKLGSKPFFAFIGEHFESVEELKHLKEVLLDLFKGEVVENLNLAGVDRVFVCTAISPTTVYMMHCALRLKRSGTSIPRIELVEVGPSMDLVVRRHRYPVESLKKEAMKTADHAKKMKNVTKDPVHGKLGKVYIPDQQIAKMSLSNDVKGLKRERREAKKNKDHSKKQKINPE; encoded by the exons atggtggCGGCCATCAGGGTGCCCAGGAGCCAGCGCGCCAAGAGGGAGCTCCTCAAGCACGCGCCGAAGCTC gtTGAGACCGGCAAGAAGACGCTTATCCTCCATGGAACCAAGACCAGCGCCGTTCTGAACTCCGTGCTCGCGGATTTGTTCCACCTGAAGCGTGACAATGCCGTCAAGTACTCCAAGAAGAATGACAACATCAGGCCGTTCGAGAGCGGCGGCGAAACTTCTCTCGAGTTCTTCTCCCTCAAGACGGATTGCAGCCTTATAGTG TATGGTTCTCACTCAAAGAAGAGGCCCAACAATCTTGTTTTGGGGAGGACTTATGATCACCACATATATGATCTTGTTGAAGTAGGAGTTGAAAACTACAAATCAATTGAATCATATGTGTATGACAAGAAACTGGCACCTAAACTTGGGTCAAAGCCTTTCTTTGCCTTCATTGGGGAGCACTTTGAAAGTGTTGAAGAGCTGAAGCATCTGAAGGAAGTGCTGCTTGATCTTTTCAAAGGAGAG GTGGTAGAGAATCTGAACCTTGCTGGTGTAGATCGGGTATTTGTGTGCACAGCAATCTCCCCTACTACTGTCTACATGATGCACTGTGCTCTCCGTCTAAAACGGTCTGGCACATCTATTCCTAGAATTGAGCTGGTTGAAGTTGGACCTTCTATGGATCTAGTAGTTAGGCGACACCGGTATCCAGTTGAAAGCTTGAAGAAAGAAGCAATGAAGACTGCTGATCATGCTAAGAAG ATGAAAAATGTCACGAAGGATCCAGTGCATGGCAAGCTGGGCAAGGTCTACATTCCAGACCAGCAA ATCGCAAAGATGAGTTTATCAAACGATGTCAAGGGGTTGAAGAGGGAGCGTCGTGAAGCCAAGAAAAACAAGGACCACTCAAAGAAGCAAAAGATAAATCCCGAGTGA
- the LOC127780395 gene encoding uncharacterized protein LOC127780395: protein MMGTAVELGRRHGGDHRFYDASRVRRGYHHHGLPKARWAPAVHQEKAAEEPSPSPARAPVPPPGVAGNLERFVAAVTPFVPAQFPSKMQRAARGWRGCGVDAEREEAPHFFLRDVWEAYREWSAYGAGVPLVLDGCDGVVQYYVPYLSAIQLYGDPAVLRLSSGPRHMMDDSDGEYHDSSSDASSDYELGRVKHLTQEGFSSDDGESGDLHGRLLFQYLEFDSPFCREPLTDKISSLSARFPGLRTLRSCDLSPRSWISVAWYPIYRIPTGPTLKDLDACFLTFHRLSTGPEEDNGGAVKYWGPGSKPTIPLSVFGMASYKFSNSIWSSTDGDRQLASFLQQAASDWLRDSRTSHPDYQFFASRGAYHR from the exons ATGATGGGCACCGCCGTGGAGCTCGGCCGGAggcacggcggcgaccaccgcTTCTACGACGCATCCAGGGTCCGGCGAGGGTACCACCACCACGGGCTCCCCAAGGCGAGGTGGGCCCCCGCCGTCCACCAGGAGAAGGCGGCCGAGGagccgtccccgtcgccggcgagggcgccggTCCCGCCCCCCGGCGTCGCGGGCAACCTCGAGCGGTTCGTGGCCGCCGTGACGCCGTTCGTGCCTGCTCAGTTCCCCTCCAAG ATGCAGAGAGCCGCGAGGGGGTGGCGGGGCTGCGGCGTGGATGCCGAGCGGGAGGAGGCCCCGCACTTCTTCCTCAGAGACGTGTGGGAGGCGTACAGGGAGTGGAGTGCGTACGGTGCCGGTGTGCCGCTTGTCCTCGATGGCTGCGACGGGGTCGTGCAGTATTACGTGCCGTACTTGTCCGCCATCCAGCTCTATGGAGACCCCGCAGTCCTGCGACTGTCTTCTGGCCCTAG ACATATGATGGATGACAGTGATGGGGAGTATCATGATTCCAGCAGTGATGCAAGTAGTGATTATGAACTTGGAAGAGTAAAACATCTAACTCAGGAAGGCTTCTCAAGTGATGATGGTGAATCAGGAGATTTGCATGGCCGCTTGCTCTTTCAATACCTTGAGTTTGATTCTCCATTTTGTCGTGAACCATTGACTGATAAG ATTTCCAGTCTTTCAGCAAGATTTCCAGGACTGAGGACCCTTAGAAGCTGTGATTTATCACCGCGAAGTTGGATATCTGTTGCTTG GTATCCAATTTACCGTATCCCTACTGGCCCAACATTAAAAGATTTGGATGCATGCTTTCTCACCTTCCATCGGCTATCAACTGGGCCAGAAGAAG ATAACGGTGGTGCTGTAAAATACTGGGGTCCTGGTAGCAAACCGACTATACCACTATCTGTTTTTGGTATGGCTTCTTACAAGTTCAGCAATTCAATATGGTCTTCAACTGATGGAGATCGGCAGCTGGCAAGCTTCTTGCAGCAAGCTGCTTCTGACTGGCTGCGGGATAGTCGTACCAGCCATCCAGACTACCAGTTTTTTGCTTCCCGTGGTGCATACCACAGGTAG
- the LOC127762670 gene encoding uncharacterized protein LOC127762670 isoform X1 encodes MFSFGGGSSLTSVVPDATPAPAAPPGTGTGANAQVLYVFNRGGVCLLYREWHRPLRTLDPTQDQKLMFGLLFSLRSFTAKIDPTTAEKGNLGVPLLPGQGCSFYSFKTNTYKLNFLESPSGIKLILITHPRTGDQRDTLKHIYNLYVEYVVKNPLYAPGTPINRCELFNKHLDQYVKTLI; translated from the exons ATGTTCTCCTTCGGCGGCGGGTCGTCGCTGACGTCGGTGGTGCCGGACGCGaccccggccccggcggcgccgccgggcacCGGGACGGGCGCCAACGCGCAGGTGCTCTACGTCTTCAACCGCGGCGGCGTCTGCCTGCTGTACCGCGAGTGGCACCGGCCGCTCCGCACGCTCGACCCCACCCAGGACCAGAAGCTCATGTtcggcctcctcttctccctccgcTCCTTCACCGCCAAGATCGATCCCACCAC AGCAGAAAAGGGGAATCTTGGGGTGCCACTACTGCCGGGCCAGGGTTGCTCATTTTACAGCTTCAAGACAAACACATACAAATTGAACTTCCTAGAGAGCCCTTCTGGTATCAAG CTTATTCTAATTACACATCCAAGGACTGGTGATCAACGTGACACGCTGAAGCATATCTACAACCTATATGTGGAATATGTTGTAAAAAATCCTTTGTACGCTCCTGGCACACCAATCAA CAGGTGCGAGCTTTTCAATAAGCACCTTGATCAATATGTCAAAACATTGATATGA
- the LOC127762670 gene encoding uncharacterized protein LOC127762670 isoform X2: MFSFGGGSSLTSVVPDATPAPAAPPGTGTGANAQVLYVFNRGGVCLLYREWHRPLRTLDPTQDQKLMFGLLFSLRSFTAKIDPTTAEKGNLGVPLLPGQGCSFYSFKTNTYKLNFLESPSGIKLILITHPRTGDQRDTLKHIYNLYVEYVVKNPLYAPGTPIKCELFNKHLDQYVKTLI, translated from the exons ATGTTCTCCTTCGGCGGCGGGTCGTCGCTGACGTCGGTGGTGCCGGACGCGaccccggccccggcggcgccgccgggcacCGGGACGGGCGCCAACGCGCAGGTGCTCTACGTCTTCAACCGCGGCGGCGTCTGCCTGCTGTACCGCGAGTGGCACCGGCCGCTCCGCACGCTCGACCCCACCCAGGACCAGAAGCTCATGTtcggcctcctcttctccctccgcTCCTTCACCGCCAAGATCGATCCCACCAC AGCAGAAAAGGGGAATCTTGGGGTGCCACTACTGCCGGGCCAGGGTTGCTCATTTTACAGCTTCAAGACAAACACATACAAATTGAACTTCCTAGAGAGCCCTTCTGGTATCAAG CTTATTCTAATTACACATCCAAGGACTGGTGATCAACGTGACACGCTGAAGCATATCTACAACCTATATGTGGAATATGTTGTAAAAAATCCTTTGTACGCTCCTGGCACACCAATCAA GTGCGAGCTTTTCAATAAGCACCTTGATCAATATGTCAAAACATTGATATGA